One window of the Parasphingopyxis algicola genome contains the following:
- a CDS encoding PhoH family protein, with the protein MAKKSAAKPAEGRTRLDLEFEQQHLLGPLFGEYDQNLVAIENRLGVYIAARGNQLTIEGEAENAERARDVLTGLYNRLAKGQEIDSGAVEAVIAMSAEPTLEGVVRKDVSEPPKVMIRTRKKTIVPRSLAQTRYMEALAHDDVIFALGPAGTGKTYLAVAQAVHQLITGSVDRLILSRPAVEAGERLGFLPGDMREKVDPYLRPLYDALYDMLPSDQVERRITSGEIEIAPIAFMRGRTLSDAFVILDEAQNTTPAQMKMFLTRFGENSRMVVCGDPKQVDLPGEGVSGLADAVSRLEDVDGIATVRFGVGDVVRHPVVGRIVEAYEGGG; encoded by the coding sequence ATGGCCAAAAAGAGCGCCGCAAAACCCGCCGAAGGGCGCACGCGGCTCGATCTCGAATTCGAGCAGCAGCATCTGCTCGGCCCGCTGTTCGGCGAATATGACCAGAATCTCGTCGCCATCGAAAACCGGCTCGGCGTCTATATCGCCGCACGCGGCAACCAGCTGACGATCGAGGGCGAAGCGGAAAACGCCGAGCGAGCGCGCGACGTGCTGACCGGCCTCTACAACCGTCTCGCCAAGGGGCAGGAAATCGACAGCGGCGCCGTGGAGGCCGTGATCGCCATGTCCGCCGAACCGACCTTGGAAGGCGTTGTCCGCAAGGATGTCTCCGAACCGCCCAAGGTGATGATCCGGACGCGCAAGAAGACGATCGTCCCGCGTTCGCTCGCCCAGACGCGCTATATGGAGGCGCTGGCACATGATGATGTGATCTTCGCGCTCGGGCCCGCCGGCACCGGCAAGACCTATCTGGCCGTGGCGCAGGCCGTCCATCAGCTGATCACCGGATCGGTCGACCGGCTGATCCTCTCGCGCCCGGCGGTCGAGGCCGGCGAACGGCTGGGCTTCCTGCCGGGCGACATGCGCGAAAAAGTCGATCCCTATCTGCGGCCGCTTTATGACGCGCTCTACGATATGCTGCCCAGCGATCAGGTGGAGCGGCGGATTACGAGCGGCGAGATCGAGATCGCGCCGATCGCCTTTATGCGCGGCCGCACGCTCTCCGATGCGTTCGTGATCCTCGACGAAGCGCAGAATACGACGCCCGCGCAGATGAAGATGTTCCTGACCCGGTTCGGCGAGAACAGCCGGATGGTCGTCTGCGGCGACCCGAAGCAGGTCGATCTGCCCGGAGAAGGCGTGTCCGGTCTGGCCGACGCGGTTTCGCGGCTCGAAGATGTCGATGGTATCGCGACGGTCCGGTTCGGCGTCGGCGACGTCGTTCGCCACCCGGTGGTCGGACGGATCGTCGAAGCCTATGAGGGCGGCGGATGA
- the ybeY gene encoding rRNA maturation RNase YbeY, which yields MIAIAIQQSAHWAGTVDWEDLALRAVTHAIRQTPHGDLAKEALTLEISVKLTDDAEVRTLNAAYRDKDKPTNVLSFPMVQPDMLSALANSDDGEVLLGDIVLAHGVCLAEAEAKQIPIDQHATHLVVHGTLHLLGYDHETGEAEAEAMEAMERSALAALGIADPYQPVVNMDEV from the coding sequence ATGATCGCGATCGCGATCCAGCAAAGCGCGCACTGGGCCGGCACGGTCGACTGGGAGGATCTGGCTCTCCGGGCCGTGACCCACGCCATCCGGCAGACGCCGCACGGCGATCTCGCAAAGGAAGCGCTGACCCTCGAAATTTCGGTCAAACTCACCGACGATGCGGAAGTGCGCACGCTCAACGCCGCCTATCGCGACAAGGACAAGCCGACCAACGTCCTCTCCTTCCCGATGGTGCAGCCCGATATGCTCTCGGCGCTCGCCAACAGCGACGATGGCGAGGTATTGCTCGGCGATATCGTGCTCGCCCATGGCGTCTGTTTGGCGGAAGCCGAGGCGAAGCAAATACCGATCGACCAGCATGCGACTCATCTTGTTGTCCATGGCACGCTGCATTTGCTAGGCTATGACCATGAAACGGGCGAAGCCGAGGCCGAAGCGATGGAAGCCATGGAGCGATCCGCGCTCGCCGCGCTCGGCATCGCCGATCCCTATCAGCCCGTTGTGAATATGGACGAGGTATAG
- a CDS encoding hemolysin family protein: MSEDSRSTAPAENGGGRIWKGLRGLIFGENGENSLRDELEAAIDEHDFEPADDSDLSVVERQMLKRLLHFGETTADDVCVPRADIIAVEEKESFDAVVKVFSEAGHSRLPVYRESLDEVIGMIHIRDIFAALVSDEPRPDSIESFIREPRYVPESMGVLDLLAEMQTTRTHMAIVLDEYSGTEGIVTIEDIVEEIVGEIEDEHDEEASELLTEMPQGHWEAEARAELDDVAEIVDERLGEIDEDVDTLGGLAFVLAGRVPVEGDRLDHPSGWQLEVTEGDSKRVTKLKLHPPANDEDEQERDET; this comes from the coding sequence ATGTCTGAAGATTCGCGTAGCACCGCGCCCGCCGAAAATGGCGGCGGGCGCATCTGGAAGGGCCTTCGCGGCCTGATTTTCGGGGAAAATGGCGAAAACAGCCTTCGCGACGAGCTGGAAGCGGCGATCGACGAGCATGATTTCGAACCCGCCGACGATAGCGACCTTTCGGTGGTCGAGCGGCAAATGCTCAAGCGGCTGCTGCATTTCGGCGAAACGACCGCCGACGATGTCTGCGTACCGCGGGCCGATATCATCGCGGTCGAGGAAAAAGAGAGTTTCGACGCGGTCGTGAAGGTCTTCTCGGAGGCGGGTCATAGCCGACTGCCCGTCTATCGCGAGTCGCTCGACGAGGTGATCGGGATGATCCATATCCGCGATATCTTCGCGGCGCTGGTCTCGGACGAACCACGGCCGGACTCGATCGAAAGCTTCATCCGCGAACCGCGCTACGTGCCGGAATCGATGGGCGTGCTAGACCTGCTCGCCGAAATGCAGACGACCCGCACGCACATGGCGATCGTGCTCGACGAATATTCGGGCACCGAGGGCATCGTCACGATCGAGGATATCGTCGAAGAGATCGTCGGCGAGATCGAGGACGAGCATGACGAGGAAGCGAGCGAGCTGCTGACCGAGATGCCGCAAGGTCATTGGGAAGCCGAGGCGCGCGCCGAACTCGACGATGTCGCGGAGATCGTCGACGAACGGCTGGGCGAGATCGACGAGGATGTCGATACGCTGGGCGGGCTCGCGTTCGTGCTCGCCGGCCGCGTACCCGTCGAAGGCGACCGGCTCGATCATCCGAGCGGGTGGCAGCTGGAGGTGACCGAGGGCGACAGCAAGCGGGTCACGAAACTGAAACTGCATCCGCCGGCGAATGACGAGGACGAACAGGAAAGAGACGAGACATGA
- a CDS encoding PQQ-dependent sugar dehydrogenase, with amino-acid sequence MTRKRLLMILFAVVVLGVVIWLMIRPHDARLSVEAVSGTTPQITAPREETFPTINVAEATGWPEGAMPTPAEGLEVNLFAGDLDHPRWMLTLENGDVLVAETRAPPREYSGITGWFERRLMTRAGALGASANRITLLRDVDGDGTADQRSALLDEGNGLNSPFGMAVADGYLYVANTDALIRFPFEPGQTGIEGQGETIVELPSNAPNSHWTKNAIAHPDDPNLLYVAVGSNSNIGERGMAAEENRAAVLEVNVEERDFRIFAAGLRNPVGLDWEPTRNRLYTVVNERDMLGGDLVPDYLTEVVFGSHYGWPGVYWGRYLDERVEPMTPRLAQYARVPDFALGPHTASLGLEFADRARLGDQFSNGAFIGQHGSWNRRPRSGYKVVFVNFENGRPVGEMIDVLTGFLGEDDEAYGRPVGVITDATGALLVADDVGNRIWRVSNPDAGPAEPENEDEEG; translated from the coding sequence ATGACACGCAAGCGCCTATTGATGATCCTGTTCGCCGTCGTCGTGCTCGGCGTCGTGATCTGGCTGATGATCCGCCCCCATGACGCCCGCCTCAGTGTCGAGGCGGTCAGCGGCACGACCCCGCAAATCACTGCGCCGCGCGAGGAAACCTTCCCGACGATCAACGTCGCCGAGGCGACGGGCTGGCCCGAAGGCGCGATGCCGACACCGGCCGAGGGATTGGAGGTCAATCTGTTCGCCGGCGATCTCGATCATCCGCGCTGGATGCTGACCCTGGAAAATGGCGACGTGCTGGTCGCGGAGACGCGGGCGCCGCCGCGCGAATATAGCGGCATAACGGGCTGGTTCGAACGGCGCCTGATGACGCGCGCGGGCGCGCTCGGCGCTTCGGCGAACCGGATCACGTTGCTGCGCGATGTCGACGGAGACGGAACCGCCGATCAGCGATCGGCCCTGCTCGACGAGGGCAACGGTCTGAATTCGCCGTTCGGAATGGCGGTCGCCGACGGTTATCTCTACGTCGCGAACACCGATGCGCTAATCCGTTTTCCGTTCGAACCGGGGCAGACCGGGATCGAGGGCCAGGGCGAGACGATCGTCGAACTGCCATCCAACGCGCCCAACAGCCACTGGACTAAGAATGCGATCGCTCATCCCGACGATCCGAACCTGCTCTATGTCGCGGTCGGCTCGAACAGCAATATCGGCGAACGCGGCATGGCCGCCGAGGAAAATCGCGCCGCCGTCCTCGAGGTCAATGTCGAGGAACGCGATTTCCGGATTTTCGCGGCCGGACTGCGCAACCCGGTCGGGCTCGACTGGGAGCCCACCCGCAACCGGCTCTACACCGTCGTCAATGAGCGGGACATGCTCGGCGGCGATCTGGTTCCGGACTATCTGACCGAAGTGGTGTTCGGTTCGCATTATGGCTGGCCGGGCGTCTATTGGGGCCGCTATCTCGACGAGCGGGTCGAGCCGATGACCCCGCGCCTCGCGCAATATGCCCGCGTTCCCGATTTTGCGCTCGGACCGCATACCGCATCGCTCGGCCTCGAATTCGCCGATCGCGCACGGCTTGGAGACCAGTTTAGCAACGGTGCTTTTATCGGCCAGCATGGTTCGTGGAACCGGCGCCCGCGCTCGGGCTACAAAGTCGTGTTCGTCAATTTCGAGAACGGCCGCCCGGTCGGCGAGATGATCGACGTGCTGACCGGCTTTCTCGGCGAGGATGACGAAGCCTATGGCCGCCCGGTCGGCGTTATCACCGACGCGACGGGCGCGCTTCTCGTAGCCGACGATGTCGGCAACCGGATCTGGCGGGTCAGCAATCCCGACGCCGGGCCCGCGGAACCCGAAAACGAAGACGAAGAAGGCTAG
- a CDS encoding VOC family protein, which produces MALVLCDRARFRYASGVTDLPPFHLAFPVHDLGEARRFYSELLGCAEGRSDERWIDFDFFGHQIVTHLDEKGGAARASNPVDGHDVPVPHFGAVLGWDAFAALRDRLVAAGIRWVIEPYIRFEGEPGEQATMFLLDPSGNALEFKAFRDRSQLFATA; this is translated from the coding sequence ATCGCCCTGGTGCTTTGCGATCGGGCGCGATTTCGCTACGCTTCCGGCGTGACCGATCTGCCGCCTTTCCATCTTGCCTTCCCGGTTCATGACCTGGGCGAGGCGCGCCGATTCTACAGCGAGCTTCTCGGCTGCGCCGAAGGCCGGTCGGATGAGCGCTGGATCGATTTCGATTTTTTCGGTCATCAGATCGTGACGCATCTGGACGAGAAGGGCGGGGCCGCCAGAGCGAGCAACCCGGTGGACGGGCATGATGTGCCGGTTCCGCATTTCGGCGCGGTGCTGGGCTGGGACGCGTTCGCTGCGCTGCGCGATCGGCTCGTCGCGGCGGGCATCCGCTGGGTGATCGAACCCTATATCCGTTTCGAAGGCGAGCCCGGCGAACAGGCGACGATGTTCTTGCTCGATCCCAGCGGCAATGCGCTGGAGTTCAAGGCCTTTCGCGACCGCAGCCAGCTTTTCGCGACGGCCTAG
- the lnt gene encoding apolipoprotein N-acyltransferase codes for MRVLLIAFAAGAVSALGFAPLGLWPLTLAGFALLIAMSFNVTRLRAAFAIGWAFGLGHFIVGLNWIATAFTYQAAMPAWLGWIAVVLLSFYLAVFPGVAAALAWRIGKAMPVTFVLLFAAAWILTEWLRATLLTGFAWNPLAAITAGTIGSDGLLMPGTRVIGTYGLSGLLVLLAGAIFLIFRERRWPALTMLAGIPLAVSIAGWLTMSPRSTPPANDDRPLVRVIQPNIDQSEKWDPAFATRNYQRLVETTGETGDAPRLIFWPEAAVPEFIEDEPLARFRIAELLGADDLLLLGATKLIIETDPDGRRRAVGARNSLYAMNAEGELIGRYDKAHLVPYGEYLPMRTFMERLGLSRLAPGDLDFWPGPGPETLYLPGFGTAGGQICYEIIFSGDVVSEADRPDFVFNPSNDAWFGTWGPPQHLAQARLRAIEEGLPVIRSTPTGISAVIDARGHVLHHIPYREAGTIDGRLPRADTPTPFARYGNSIPLFFAFLLGGLAFALMRRAR; via the coding sequence ATGCGCGTGTTGCTCATCGCTTTCGCCGCCGGAGCGGTATCCGCCCTCGGGTTCGCGCCGCTCGGCCTCTGGCCGCTGACCCTGGCCGGTTTCGCGCTCCTGATCGCGATGAGCTTCAATGTGACGCGGCTGCGCGCGGCGTTCGCCATCGGCTGGGCGTTCGGCCTCGGCCACTTCATTGTCGGGCTTAACTGGATCGCGACCGCGTTCACCTACCAGGCGGCCATGCCGGCATGGCTCGGCTGGATCGCGGTTGTGCTGCTGTCCTTCTATCTCGCGGTTTTTCCCGGAGTCGCCGCGGCGCTCGCCTGGCGGATCGGCAAAGCGATGCCGGTGACGTTCGTCCTGCTCTTCGCGGCCGCCTGGATACTCACCGAGTGGCTGCGCGCGACGCTGCTGACCGGCTTCGCCTGGAACCCGCTCGCGGCGATCACGGCCGGTACGATCGGCAGCGACGGGCTATTGATGCCGGGCACCCGCGTCATCGGCACGTACGGGCTTTCCGGCCTGCTGGTTCTGCTCGCCGGTGCCATCTTTCTCATCTTTCGCGAACGGCGCTGGCCGGCGCTGACAATGCTGGCGGGCATTCCGCTGGCCGTCAGCATCGCCGGCTGGCTGACCATGTCGCCGCGCTCAACGCCGCCGGCCAATGATGACCGGCCACTGGTTCGCGTTATCCAACCCAATATCGATCAGTCCGAAAAATGGGATCCGGCATTCGCCACCCGTAACTATCAGCGTTTGGTCGAAACCACCGGCGAAACGGGCGACGCGCCGCGACTGATCTTCTGGCCGGAAGCGGCCGTGCCGGAATTCATCGAGGACGAACCGCTCGCCCGCTTCCGCATTGCCGAATTGCTCGGCGCCGACGACTTGCTGCTGCTCGGCGCAACCAAGCTGATCATCGAAACCGACCCCGATGGCCGTCGGCGTGCGGTCGGCGCGCGCAACAGCCTCTACGCGATGAACGCCGAAGGCGAATTGATCGGCCGCTACGACAAGGCGCATCTGGTGCCCTATGGCGAATATCTGCCGATGCGGACCTTCATGGAACGGCTTGGCCTGTCGCGCCTCGCACCGGGCGATCTCGATTTCTGGCCGGGGCCGGGACCGGAAACGCTTTATCTTCCCGGCTTCGGCACCGCTGGCGGACAGATTTGCTACGAAATCATCTTTTCCGGCGATGTTGTCAGCGAAGCGGACCGTCCCGATTTTGTCTTCAACCCGTCCAACGACGCCTGGTTCGGAACATGGGGGCCGCCCCAGCATCTCGCCCAGGCGCGGTTGCGGGCGATCGAGGAAGGCCTGCCGGTGATTCGCTCGACGCCGACCGGCATTTCGGCCGTGATCGATGCCCGGGGACACGTGCTCCATCATATTCCCTATCGCGAAGCCGGGACGATCGACGGGCGCCTGCCGCGCGCCGATACGCCGACCCCGTTCGCTCGCTACGGCAATTCGATCCCGCTGTTTTTTGCTTTCCTTCTCGGCGGATTGGCATTTGCACTCATGCGCCGCGCCCGCTAA
- the metK gene encoding methionine adenosyltransferase, whose product MRSNYLFTSESVSEGHPDKVSDQISDAVVDLFLARDPEARVACETLTTTDRIVLAGEVRGNGMIDTDGNWEPGALDAIEKTARETVKRIGYEQDGFHWETLDYACHLHPQSSDIAQGVDSDGNKDEGAGDQGIMFGYACDETPALMPATLYYSHKILERMAADRHSGAAPFLQPDSKSQVSLRYENGRPVAATALVVSTQHAASHSNEEGQAAIRDYVVGVFHDILPDGWITDETEIHVNPTGNFEIGGPDGDAGLTGRKIIVDTYGGASPHGGGAFSGKDPTKVDRSAAYVTRYLAKNVVAAGLAKKCTIQVSYAIGVSHPLSFYVDLHGTGTVDEAVLEDVLPKLVNLTPRGIREHLSLNRPIYERSAAYGHFGRDAEGDFFTWEKTDLVDALKAAV is encoded by the coding sequence ATGCGCAGCAACTATCTCTTCACGTCGGAAAGCGTTTCCGAGGGCCATCCGGACAAGGTGTCGGATCAGATTTCCGATGCAGTTGTCGACCTTTTCCTTGCGCGCGACCCCGAGGCGCGGGTCGCCTGCGAAACGCTGACAACGACCGACCGGATCGTGCTGGCCGGCGAAGTGCGCGGCAATGGCATGATCGATACGGACGGCAACTGGGAGCCGGGTGCGCTCGACGCGATCGAAAAGACGGCCCGCGAGACGGTGAAGCGGATCGGCTACGAGCAGGACGGCTTCCATTGGGAAACCCTCGACTATGCCTGCCATCTCCACCCGCAATCGAGCGACATCGCCCAAGGCGTGGACTCGGACGGCAACAAGGATGAAGGCGCAGGCGACCAAGGCATCATGTTCGGCTATGCCTGCGACGAGACCCCGGCGCTGATGCCCGCGACGCTCTATTATTCGCACAAGATTCTCGAGCGGATGGCCGCCGATCGCCACAGCGGCGCCGCGCCGTTTCTCCAGCCCGACAGCAAAAGTCAGGTTTCGTTGCGCTATGAGAATGGCCGGCCGGTTGCCGCGACAGCGCTCGTCGTTTCGACACAGCACGCCGCCAGCCATTCGAACGAGGAAGGCCAGGCCGCGATTCGCGATTATGTCGTCGGCGTTTTCCACGACATCCTGCCCGACGGCTGGATCACCGACGAGACCGAGATCCACGTCAATCCGACCGGCAATTTCGAGATCGGCGGGCCGGACGGCGATGCGGGTCTGACCGGCCGCAAGATCATCGTCGACACCTATGGCGGCGCCAGCCCGCATGGCGGCGGCGCGTTCAGCGGCAAGGATCCGACCAAGGTCGATCGCTCCGCCGCCTATGTGACGCGCTATCTGGCCAAGAATGTCGTCGCCGCAGGACTCGCGAAGAAATGCACGATCCAGGTCAGCTATGCGATCGGCGTATCCCACCCGCTCTCCTTCTATGTCGACCTGCACGGCACGGGGACGGTCGACGAGGCGGTGCTCGAAGACGTGCTGCCCAAGCTCGTTAACCTGACGCCGCGCGGCATTCGTGAGCATCTCTCGCTGAACAGGCCGATCTACGAGCGCTCCGCCGCCTATGGTCATTTCGGCCGAGATGCCGAGGGCGACTTCTTCACCTGGGAAAAGACCGATCTGGTCGACGCGCTGAAGGCGGCGGTCTAA
- a CDS encoding AMP-binding protein gives MTANIYALFAETARQAGDKALIVERGATRLRYDELDSATARWAAALMSTGARPGDRIVVQVEKSVENVLLYLASLRAGLVYVPLNTAYTAAELDDFIGDAEPAIIVCDPAKESTVAAISDNATQLTLDADGTGSLAALTTEIGADSFKTVAREPDKLAAILYTSGTTGVSKGAMLSHDNLASNALVLKDYWHWQPDDVLIHALPIYHVHGLFVALHLALLGGSTIRFRRSFDADAVLADMPEATVLMGVPTFYVRLADHDGLTREASANMRLFISGSAPLLESTFAEFETKTGHRILERYGMTEAGMITSNPYDGDRVPGTVGFPLPGVSARVADDTGTEMARGEPGVLEIRGPNLFQGYWNKPEKTAEEMRPDGYFITGDIATMDSDGRVAIVGRAKDLIIAGGLNIYPKEIELVLDAVPGVRESAVIGVPHPDLGEAVVAVVVRDDDMLTEEALLSAIADELARFKQPRGVLFADALPRNAMGKVQKAKLRDDHAELFQAR, from the coding sequence ATGACGGCCAATATCTACGCGCTCTTCGCGGAGACGGCTCGACAGGCAGGTGACAAGGCACTGATTGTCGAGCGCGGCGCGACGCGTCTGCGCTATGACGAACTCGACTCCGCGACGGCGCGCTGGGCCGCTGCGCTGATGTCGACCGGTGCAAGACCGGGCGACCGGATCGTCGTGCAGGTCGAAAAATCGGTCGAGAATGTCCTGCTCTATCTGGCGAGCCTGCGCGCGGGCCTGGTCTATGTCCCGCTCAACACCGCTTACACGGCAGCCGAACTCGACGATTTCATCGGCGATGCCGAACCCGCGATCATCGTCTGCGATCCCGCGAAAGAAAGCACAGTCGCGGCGATCAGCGACAATGCGACCCAGCTGACGCTCGACGCCGATGGCACGGGCAGCCTGGCGGCGCTGACAACGGAAATCGGGGCGGACAGCTTCAAAACCGTCGCGCGTGAGCCCGACAAGCTCGCCGCGATACTCTACACCTCCGGCACGACCGGAGTTTCCAAAGGCGCGATGCTCAGCCATGACAATCTCGCCTCCAATGCGCTCGTGCTGAAAGACTATTGGCACTGGCAACCGGACGATGTGCTGATCCACGCCCTGCCCATCTATCATGTCCATGGCCTGTTCGTGGCGCTCCATCTCGCGCTGCTCGGCGGGTCGACGATCCGTTTTCGCCGGTCTTTCGATGCCGATGCGGTGCTGGCCGATATGCCGGAGGCGACGGTGCTGATGGGTGTGCCGACCTTCTACGTCCGGCTGGCCGATCATGACGGTCTGACCCGCGAAGCGAGCGCAAATATGCGACTCTTCATCAGCGGCTCGGCACCGCTGCTCGAAAGCACGTTCGCCGAATTCGAGACGAAGACCGGCCATCGCATCCTCGAACGCTATGGCATGACCGAGGCCGGCATGATCACGTCCAACCCCTATGATGGGGATCGGGTTCCCGGGACGGTCGGGTTTCCGCTGCCCGGCGTCAGCGCGCGCGTCGCCGACGACACAGGTACCGAAATGGCGAGGGGCGAGCCCGGCGTGCTCGAGATCAGGGGCCCCAACCTGTTCCAAGGCTATTGGAACAAGCCGGAGAAGACGGCCGAGGAGATGCGGCCGGACGGCTATTTCATCACCGGCGATATTGCGACGATGGATTCGGACGGCCGTGTCGCGATCGTCGGGCGGGCCAAGGATTTGATAATCGCGGGCGGCCTCAACATCTATCCGAAGGAAATCGAACTGGTGCTGGATGCGGTGCCGGGCGTTCGCGAGAGCGCCGTGATCGGCGTGCCGCATCCCGATCTCGGCGAGGCGGTTGTTGCCGTGGTCGTCCGCGATGACGACATGCTGACCGAAGAAGCCTTGCTGTCGGCAATCGCCGACGAGCTGGCGCGGTTCAAGCAACCCCGCGGCGTCCTTTTCGCGGACGCGCTCCCGCGCAACGCCATGGGCAAGGTGCAGAAGGCCAAGCTGCGCGACGACCATGCCGAGCTCTTTCAAGCCAGATGA
- the trmB gene encoding tRNA (guanosine(46)-N7)-methyltransferase TrmB, which translates to MTEDPATIRRLYGRSKGHKLRAGQQAMLDTMLPDVSVPEKGSLDAQRLFGDDRPLEFEIGFGSGEHLAAQAEARPDTGFIGCEHYETGVVGMLGHIRDRDLTNIRIHMGDALDALERLPDGSLGRLYLLHPDPWPKARHAKRRMVNHGPLDMIAAKLKPGGEFRLGTDDPTYCRWSMMIMGQREDFGWQAHTPNDFLNRPADWPETRYEAKARRKGHEVWYFRYRKRP; encoded by the coding sequence ATGACCGAGGATCCCGCTACTATCCGCCGCCTTTACGGCCGCTCCAAGGGGCACAAGCTGCGCGCCGGCCAACAGGCGATGCTCGACACGATGCTCCCCGACGTGTCGGTGCCCGAGAAAGGTTCGCTCGATGCCCAGCGCCTGTTCGGCGACGACCGCCCGCTCGAGTTCGAAATCGGCTTCGGATCGGGCGAGCATCTCGCCGCCCAGGCCGAAGCGCGCCCGGACACCGGCTTCATCGGTTGCGAGCATTATGAGACGGGCGTGGTCGGGATGCTCGGCCATATCCGCGACCGGGATCTCACCAATATCCGGATCCACATGGGCGACGCGCTCGACGCGCTGGAACGCCTTCCCGACGGTTCGCTCGGTCGGCTCTATCTGCTCCATCCCGACCCTTGGCCGAAAGCGCGCCATGCCAAGCGGCGGATGGTCAATCACGGCCCGCTCGACATGATCGCGGCCAAACTCAAACCCGGCGGCGAATTCCGGCTCGGTACCGACGATCCCACCTATTGCCGCTGGTCGATGATGATCATGGGCCAGCGGGAAGATTTCGGCTGGCAGGCGCACACGCCCAATGACTTTCTCAATCGTCCGGCGGATTGGCCGGAAACGCGCTATGAGGCCAAGGCTCGCCGAAAAGGCCATGAGGTCTGGTATTTCCGCTATCGCAAGCGCCCGTGA
- a CDS encoding carbonic anhydrase produces the protein MTFLLAASAVALAACGGAAEDTATTTEPTGGEVEAASWTYENPGEWGTVHDEYATCATGTVQSPINLVRADATDSEDVSLEINWAEGPMTIDGVGYNSNLVAPEGGYITLEGERYDFIQAHLHMPSEYTIEGEQPAGDIHFVHANEAGDLAVIGVFLAEGEAHEALAAAFEEFNTDEGTRTLEGITFDPNTVLPETRSFFRFPGSLTTPPCSEGVHWVFMSEPVTISAEQIAMYTDLYGNTARPVQPTGDREILFVGG, from the coding sequence ATGACTTTTCTGCTGGCGGCCTCGGCCGTTGCCCTGGCCGCATGCGGCGGCGCCGCCGAAGATACGGCCACGACGACCGAACCCACAGGCGGCGAAGTCGAAGCGGCGTCCTGGACCTATGAGAATCCGGGCGAATGGGGCACGGTCCATGACGAATATGCGACCTGCGCGACCGGTACGGTGCAGTCGCCGATCAATCTCGTCCGCGCCGACGCGACCGACAGCGAAGATGTGTCGCTCGAGATCAACTGGGCGGAAGGCCCGATGACGATCGACGGCGTCGGCTACAATAGCAACCTCGTCGCACCGGAGGGCGGATACATCACGCTCGAAGGCGAGCGCTACGATTTCATCCAGGCGCATCTGCACATGCCAAGCGAATATACGATCGAAGGCGAGCAGCCTGCCGGCGATATCCATTTCGTCCATGCGAATGAGGCGGGCGATCTGGCGGTGATCGGCGTGTTCCTCGCCGAAGGCGAGGCCCACGAAGCGCTTGCCGCCGCGTTCGAGGAATTCAATACCGACGAAGGCACGCGGACGCTCGAAGGCATCACCTTCGATCCGAACACAGTCCTTCCGGAAACGCGCAGCTTCTTCCGCTTCCCCGGATCGCTGACGACGCCGCCGTGCAGCGAAGGCGTGCACTGGGTGTTCATGAGCGAGCCGGTCACGATTTCGGCCGAACAGATTGCCATGTACACCGATCTTTACGGCAACACCGCGCGTCCGGTGCAGCCGACCGGCGATCGCGAGATCCTGTTCGTCGGCGGATAA
- a CDS encoding GFA family protein, which produces MAEPVSGECLCGAVRFRVARKPDYVNDCNCSLCSKLGALWAYYPSSEIEISGETNGFVRQDMREPSLSVHHCPACGATTHWIPLGDGPHSRMGVNARLFEDGAMEGVEIRNPNGRSW; this is translated from the coding sequence GTGGCGGAACCGGTCAGCGGTGAGTGCCTGTGTGGCGCGGTGCGTTTCCGCGTCGCGCGCAAGCCGGACTATGTGAACGACTGTAATTGCAGCCTGTGCAGCAAGTTGGGCGCACTATGGGCCTATTATCCCTCATCCGAAATCGAAATTAGCGGCGAGACCAACGGTTTCGTCCGGCAGGACATGCGCGAACCGAGTTTGAGCGTCCATCATTGCCCGGCCTGCGGCGCGACGACGCACTGGATACCCTTGGGCGACGGGCCGCATTCGCGCATGGGGGTGAACGCGCGGCTGTTTGAAGACGGGGCGATGGAGGGCGTCGAAATCCGCAATCCGAACGGGCGAAGCTGGTAA